The Paenibacillus amylolyticus genome contains the following window.
AACGATGTTAAACTTGAAAGAATGTAATCGACACATTATGATGAAAGCAGGAATATTGCCGGATCATATCGAATGTACAACATGGTGTACAAGTTGTCATCCCGAACTATTTTTCTCCTATCGGAAGGAAAATGGTGTTACAGGGCGGATGGCGAGTTGGATTGGGCTGGAAGAGAGGTGACCTCTGTGTCATTGGAGGAGCGTATACAACAGGTAAATCAGAAGATAGAGGATGCATGTCGGCGCAGTAACCGTCATCGTGATGATGTGAATGTGATTGCGGTCACGAAATATGTCTCACTTGAAACAACGGGATCGGTGCTGGATCATGGTCTTGAGCATATTGGAGAAAATCGGTGGCAGGATGCACAGGCCAAGTGGGAAGCCTTTGGTCAACAGGGTACCTGGCATTTTATCGGTCATTTGCAGACGAACAAAGTGAAAGACGTGATCGGCAAGTTTCGTTACATACATTCACTGGATCGTTTGTCATTGGCGAAGGAGTTGGATAAGAAAGCAGCTTCACTTGGCATTCAGGTGGAAACGTTTTTGCAGGTGAATATTTCGGGTGAAGAGAGCAAGTATGGCTTACAGCCTGAACAGGCAAGTTCTTTTTTGCGTGATATTCGTTCGTTCAACAATCTCAAGGTTGTTGGCTTGATGACCATGGCACCTCATGAGGAAGATCCCGAGCTGACGCGTCCCGTATTTCGTGGATTGCGTGAGCTGAGAGATCAATTGAATGGACAAGCCCTTACAACAGAACCATTAACGGAGCTGTCGATGGGGATGTCCAATGATTTTGAAGTGGCCATTGAAGAAGGGGCAACCTGGGTACGGCTGGGATCGATTCTCGTAGGAAAGAGGAGGGTTCACGATGGGCGTAATGAATAAATTTATGAATTTCCTCGGACTTCAGGAAGAGGAAGAGATTGTGGAACGTGAGCGACTGGCTGCGCAGGAGGAAAATGAATCTGAACATCAGGAAGCTGAAACCTCAAGTCTCGATAAACGTAGAAACCAAAGGGGGAATAATGTGGTGAGCATTCATTCCCAGAAAAATGTTAAAGTTGTCCTGTATGAACCGCGTTCTTATGACGAGGCTCAGGAAATTGCCGACCATCTGCGTTCGCATCGTACCGTTGTGGTGAACCTGCAACGAATTCGCCAGGACCAAGCGCTGCGCGTTATTGATTTTTTGAGTGGCACAGTATATGCATTGGGTGGCGGTATTTCCAAAATCGGCGGAAACATTTTCTCTGCACGCCAGATACGGTTGAAATTCAGGGATCAATTACGGAAATACTGGCTGACAGCGAGCAAGATTATAACAGAATGAGGTGAGCCACTTTTGTATCAGATTGAAAGCGTGTTGTACACGTTATACCAGATTTACTTTTACATGGTCATTGTCTACATATTGATGTCCTGGCTTCCCAATGCGCGGGAAAGCTTCATTGGTGAATGGCTAGGCAAGTTCGTGGAGCCATATCTGAGACCATTCCGTCGATTTATCCCACCTTTGTTCGGTGTGCTGGATATTTCCCGATTGTGGCGCTGATCGTTCTGCAACTCGCGCTAAACGGATTGATCTCCATACTTCGGTATTTTGTATATTAGAGGTTGTTCAAAAAGTCCGCTTTTGATTACGAAGGATGCCTAGTGGCATCGTCAGCATCGAATATGGAATTCAGCCGAAATGTCCGTTGCTCACGTAGTTTTCCCTACGCTCCGCTACTCCATTTCTAGCTTTATCCCATCTTCTCGGTACTGAAAACCGGTCTTTTTGAACACGAACTATTAGGGTAGGGTGACATAAATGAGCGGTGAAATTTATGAACATTTTAGCCATGATGAGCGGGATTTTGTAGATAAGGCTTCGGACTGGGTTGAGCGTGCAGGCAAGTATCATGACATGAAGCTAACTGACTTTCTTGACCCAAGACAGGTCTTTATTTTACAAACGCTTGCTAATCGTCGTAATGACGTTCAGATTCGTCTGGACGGTGGTTACGAGGCTGCTGAGCGCAAGCGTGCGCTGGTTGCACCTGATTATATGTATCTGGATGATGAGGATATGGGGATGCAGGTGCTCAGTATCACGTCTGATGATCAGAAAATCTCGGAGCTGGAGCATGGGGACTATATGGGTTCCCTGCTCGGGCTTGGGATGAAACGTGGAAAGATCGGGGATATCCAAGTGCTGGAGGACGGTTGCCATACAGTGGTGGCGGCGGAAACCGGCGCTTTTTTATCGCTTCAACTGAATCAGGTGCATCGGTTACATGTGTTCACAGAGTTACTTCCTTTGGACCAGATGCGATGGTCAGAGAACAAACTGGAGACGATGGATATTACGGTTGCTTCGCTTCGTTTGGATGGAATCTGTGCAGATGTATATCGGCTTAGTCGCAGTAAAGTGCTGGTGCCGATCAAAGCTGGGCGCTGCCGTGTGAACTGGAAAGTTGAGGAAGATCCCTCCAAATCGCTAAAAGCGGGTGATGTCGTATCCATTCAGGGATTTGGCCGGTTCAAGGTGATTGAACAGGATGGAATGACCAAAAAAGGGCGCTGCCGAGTGAAAATCGGCAAATTTGCCTGATTCTGTTGCAGGAAAATCCGCTTTCTTGTCGAAATGTTTATCATAAAGGTGTAGAAAATACGCGGTGTATCCGATATACATTAAGTCAAAGATTTATGCTGCAAACCTTCTCAGGACGGGAAGGAAATTTTACAGGAGGTGGACAGCATGCCATTAACGCCGCTGGACATACACAACAAGGAATTTTCCCGACGTTTGCGCGGGTATGACGAGGATGAAGTCAATGAATTCCTGGATCAAGTCATCAAAGATTACGAAGGCGTCATTCGCGAGAACAAAGAGCTGAGCAATCAGTTGCTGTCCGTACAGGAAAAGCTGGATCATTTTGCTACGATTGAAGAAACGCTCAGCAAAACGATCATCATTGGCAGGAAGCTGCTGATGATGTGAAGAATAATGCGAAGAAAGAAGCGCAGTTGATCGTGAAGGAAGCAGAGAAAAATGCAGACCGGATCGTGAACGAAGCGTTGGGCAAATCACGTAAGATTGCTTTGGAAGTAGAGGAACTGAAAAAGCAGGCATCGATCTATCGTGCTCGTTTCCGCACGCTTGTTGAAGCGCAGCTTGAACTGTTGACTCAGGATGGTTGGGAAGTGCTGGAGAGCCGGGAGCAGGAAGTGCGTGACCGTGAGCGGGAGATGAAAGAAATTTATTAGTCTGTCGCCTGGTTGACTTTTGTCTGCAAAGAGGCTATAACTATATTCATAATGAATAGTGATTCCATGACGGGTTCAGTACGTTATGATCTCATCCCTCAGAGAGTTGGTGGTTGGTGCAAACCAATGGATGAGTTATAGCCGAATATCTCCCCGGAGAAGTGACGCTGAAGCGGAGATATTGCCGTGTGTAAGCCGAACCGTAAGCCGTACGTTATAACGGCACCCTGCGGTAGTTGAGCGGGGCATAAGCGCTGTTGATGACAGAGCATACCCAGCTTGTCTGGATGTGGTTTGTGATGAACAGAATTAGGGTGGTAACGCGAGTATAGTCTCGTCCCTTTCCAGGGATGGGGCTTTTTTTGTATTCAAAAAAGGCGAACGTCCCTGATGCCCGCAGGAATCTCAAGGAGAGAGCCGCCCGCCGGGGGAGCGAAGCACCCGGCAACACTCGCCTCGCGGTAAGGCCATGCGGCGTTCACGCAGGGAACAGCCGCAAAATGGCCGCCACCACGCACATAACCCTCCGCCCACAAGCGGCGCAACTGTCCCCTCATATCGACAACCCATCCCGGGTGTCCAGAGGGCGGAGCGCCTATGGGGTCCCCCTTGGCAAGGGGGATTTAGGGGGATTGGAACGCTTTTTGTGGACAGTCCACAATTTAACCAAAGAAAGGGAAGATGATCCGCATGCAACGAGTTGACGTCAAAGAGAAGGCACGTGCCAGAGAATTACGCGTGTTAGATAAATGGAAAACGGAGAATACATTCAAAAGATCCATCGAAAACCGGGAGGGCAAGCCAAACTTCGTATTTTATGAAGGGCCGCCTACTGCGAACGGTAAACCGCATATCGGTCACGTACTGGGCCGCGTAATCAAGGATTTCGTTGGACGCTATAACACGATGAAGGGTTACCGTGTGGTTCGTAAAGCAGGGTGGGATACACATGGTCTGCCTGTAGAACTGGGTGTACAGAAGAAGCTTGGCATCTCCCACAAGTGGGAAATCGAAGATTACGGCGTGGAGAAATTCATTAACGAATGTAAAGCGAGCGTATTCGAGTATGAGCAACAATGGCGTGATTTGACAGAAGGGATTGGATATTGGACGGATATGGATAACCCATATATTACTCTTGATAACAACTACATCGAGAGTGTATGGAACATCCTGGCCACAATCCACGAGAAAGGCCTGTTGTATCGGGGTCATCGTGTGAGCCCGTATTGTCCATCTTGCCAGACAACACTGAGTTCACATGAAGTTGCACAAGGGTACAAAGACGTCAAAGATCTGAGTGCTACAGCGAAATTCAAACTGAATGACAGCGGAGAATTTGTACTCGCTTGGACGACAACGCCTTGGACGTTGCCTTCACACGTTGCACTTGCCGTGAATCCGGATATGGACTACTCCCGTGTTCGTCAAGGTGATGAAGTGTACATCATGGCAACAAATCTGGTGGAGAAAGTAATGAAAGACACCAAGGGTAAGTATGAGATCATCGGTGCACTGAAAGGTGCCGACCTGGTTGGTAAAACGTATGATCCTCCGTTCAACTACGTACAGGCTGAGAAAGCCAACATCATTCTGGGCGCAGGCTTTGTAACGGATGCAAGTGGTACGGGTATCGTTCACATGGCACCTGCCCATGGTGAAGATGACTACCGTGTATGCCGTGAGAACGGGATCAGCTTTGTGAACATGGTGGATCTTGAAGGTAAATTTATCGACGAGGTTACTGACTTTGCTGGACGTTTCGTGAAGGATTGTGATATTGATATCGTGCGATATCTGTCAGAGAATGGACGTCTGTTCAGCAAAGAAAAATATGAGCACAGCTATCCGTTCTGCTGGCGTTGTGATACACCGCTTCTGTATTATGCAATGGACAGCTGGTTTATCCAGACGACAGCCATCAAGGACCAATTGATTGCCAACAATAGTGAAGTGGATTGGTACCCGGGTCACGTTCGTGAAGGACGTTTTGGGAAATTCCTTGAGGATCTGGTGGATTGGAACATCAGCCGTGATCGTTATTGGGGAACGCCGCTGAACATCTGGGTGTGCGAGGAGACGGGTGAACAATTTGCTCCACATAGCATTGCAGAATTACGTGCTCGTGCGGTAGGTGATGTGCCTGAGAATCTTGAATTGCATAAACCGTATGTGGATGACGTTAAAGTCATGAGCTCTTGTGGCAAATATGAAATGAAACGTACACCGGAAGTGATCGATGTCTGGTTTGACAGCGGCTCCATGCCGTTTGCCCAGCAGCACTATCCATTTGAAAATAAAGAAGTTTTCGAACAGCAGTACCCTGCTGATATGATCTGTGAAGGGATTGACCAGACACGTGGCTGGTTCTACAGCTTGCTGGCGGTTTCCACCCTTTTGACAGGCAAAGCACCTTACAAAGCAGTTATGGCTACTGGACACGTTCTGGATGAGAACGGACAGAAGATGTCCAAATCGAAAGGCAACGTGATCGATCCTTGGGAAGTGATTGAAGAGTACGGTACAGATGCATTCCGTTGGGCTCTGTTGTCTGACAGTGCACCTTGGAACAGCAAACGTTTCTCCAAAGGTATCGTAGGTGAAGCCAAATCCAAAATGGTGGATACGCTGGTTAACACCCATGCATTCCTGACGCTTTATGCTACCATTGATGGGTTTGATCCGCAGGAGCACCCGTTCCAACTGTCTGCACACAAGCTGGATCGCTGGATTCTGTCGAGACTGAACAGTCTGATCCTGGTTGTAGAAAAAGCGCTGTTGGTTAACGACTATCTGAACTCTTCCAAAGCGATTGAAGCATTTGTTGATGAGCTGAGTAACTGGTATATCCGTCGTTCCCGTGACCGGTTCTGGGGAAGTGGCCTGACAGAGGATAAACTGGACGCTTACCGCACTTTGACTGAGGTACTGGTAACTACCGCCAAACTGGTTGCTCCGTTTACACCGATGCTTGCAGAAGATATCTATCTGAACCTTGCAACAGGCGAGAGTGTGCACATGGAAGATTATCCGGTAGCGAATGAATCGCTAATTGATGCAGGACTGGAACAGGATATGGAGACGGCTCGCCGTGTGGTTGAACTTGCGCGTAACGTTCGTAACGAAACAGGCATCAAGACACGTCAGCCGCTGTCCGAATTGATCGTTTCCCTGGATAAAGGCTTTGATCTGGCAAGTTATGAAGAGATCATCAAGGAAGAGATCAATGTAAAAGGAATCCGTACGGAGCATAACGATGCGGAATTCGTTGACTTTACATTGAAGCTGAACCTGAAAGTCGCAGGTAAGAAATACGGCAAAAACGTAGGATTCCTGCAAAACTTCTTCAAGGGAATGTCGGCCGATGAGACGCGTAAAGTCGTTTCGGAGGGTGTGCTGAACATCGTTTCTCCAGAAGGCGAAGAGCTGCAAGTGACAAGCGAAGAATTATTGGTTGATAAACAGGCCAAGTCAGGTTTTGCTTCAGCATCTGGTTACGGTCTGACGGTTGCGCTCAATACTGAAATCACAGAAGCCTTGGAACAGGAAGGCTGGGTTCGTGAAGTGGTTCGTGCAGTGCAGGATACCCGGAAACGACTGGACTTGCCGATTGAGAAAAGAGTTCGTTTGACTCTGGATGTGGATGCATCCCTTCAGGAAGCTATTCAGGCGTTTGATGATGTATTGCGTGAGAATGTTCTCGTAACCGAAGTGACATTTGGCTCGAATGAGTCCATGGAACGTGTTGAAGCCGGAGGCAAATCGATCGGTATTTACATCGAAGCATAATTCGAAGCATTTCCCATTCAAGTGGGAGAGCAAATAGAGCATAAATAAACGAGCCGCAGAGGCAGGGACATTTTCCCTGATTCTGGGCTCGTTTGTTTTTAGGCAAAAAGGAAATGATTCTATAGTGCAGTCAATCTATATTGATCAAAGGAACTGACCAAAACATGAGCGAACATGACAAGCAAACGGCAACAGCTAAACCATCAACATCAGATAATCCGAATTCACATGACAAAATGGAAGAGCTGCATACCCTGACTAACCGTCTGGCGAATGAACTGGAACGTTCACGAATTGCGCAATATACGGAATTGCTGAACAGGCCATGGAAATTGATCGGACTTAACTTGTTGTCTGGAGCCGCACGTGGTGTGGGAATCGCCATTGGCTTTACCTTTTTCGCGGCAACGATTATCTATGTTTTGCAGGTACTTGGGGCGCTCAATCTGCCCATAGTTGGAGACTACATCGCTGATATTGTGCGTATTGTCCAGCGTCAGCTGGATATGAACACCTACTAAGCGATAAGCCATTGAAGGTGAATGAGATCAAGGTTCAGTTAATACTCGTCATCTGTCACCATATCCGGTTCTAACAGTCCTTCGCCCTCACGGTTCTCCAGATACTGGCGATATTGCCGATTGCGCACAATGGATACGTCATGACCGTAGATGTCCGTTGCAACAAAGCTTTCGTACGCTTCAACGCAGCCTTCCACCTCATCGGTGGCTTCAATGGCCATAACATCATAGCTATCGATATCGCGTCCTTCAGCCATGGCTGGTGAGTTTGATGTGCCCCAGCTTTCAACAATCTGCCAGGTGTCTTCACCATCGAAGCCATTTTGGTCATCACGCTCGTCCAGACTGGTTCGGCCGAATGCCGGGGCAAGGAATTCTTCCTCTACAGGACGATTTTCGGAGACAACGGTTTCCGGTTGATGTTTTTTGCAGTATTTGGTGTAGGGAACAGCTTCCATGCGTTCATAAGGAATCGGCTGCTGGCAGACGGCACATGTCCCATAATGCCCTTCTTCAATGGAGTGCAGTGCAGAATCGATTCGCTCCAATTGGAATTCATCATGTTCCAGCAGGGAAATATCTTTCTCGCGTTCATATACCTCCGTGGCTAGGTCGCCCGGGTGGTTATCAATTGGTGATAATTCACCTGTCTGTAGTTTAAGGGAGTCGCCAAGACCATAATGCTCATTTTCCGACAGTCTATGTTCAATATCGCGCTTATCGGACATCAGTTGGGAACGTAAAAATTGCAGTTGTTCGGTAGTAAAGTGTGACATGATTTTCCCCCTTCTGCTTCATGCTGGAATCCGGATTTTGACTCTATTGTAGGATGTGCCATTATGGGCAAGATTACAGAAGGGAAATGTTATCGGTTTTGCCATAAACATTGCCGATGTAGGGCGTCGTGGACGATTTCCAAACAGCTGTGCTACGATAAACAAGTCTGGCGTAAGCCTGGTATCGTTTGGAAAAGACAAGAACGGAGTGACAAACAAACGTGGTGTATTATATCCTCGCTTTTATCGTATTTTTATTGGATCAGGGAACCAAGTATCTGATTGCAACCCGGATGGAACTCAGAGAAGAAATTCCGGTGATCGGCAATTTCTTTGTCATCACATCACATCGTAACTCGGGAGCAGCTTTGGCATTCTGCAAGACCAGCGTTGGTTCTTTATCGTGGTTACGTTGATTGTGGTCGTTGCCTTGATTTGGTATTTGCAAAAGGTAAAAGATACCCCGCACAAATTGCTGCCAGTGGCACTTAGTTTGGTGCTTGGCGGAGCAATTGGCAACTTCCTTGACCGGGCATTGACCGGAGAAGTTGTAGATTTTGTGCAACTTAATTTTGGAAGTTATACGTTTCCGATTTTTAACATCGCCGATTCGGCAATCTGCATCGGTGTAGCGTTGATCATTGTGGAGACGTTGCTGGAAGGACGGCGCGAAAAGCAGCCGCGAAGATTGAAGGGAATGAACATCATGAGTAATCCGAATACGGAACAGAATAACGACGAAGAATTAATGAATGGCAATGAACGAATGGAATGGACCGTTGCCGCTGAACATAAAAAAGAACGAATTGACAAATATATTACAGAAGCTGTGGATAACGTATCTCGCTCCCAAGTCCAATTATGGATTGGAGACGGAATGGTTACGGTAAATGGTGCTGTCGTCAAAGCCAATGCCAAGTTATCCGAAGGGGATCTGATCGAGTTACAGATTCCGGAACCAGCTTCTGTGGAGATCGTTGCCGAAGATATTCCACTGGAAGTGGTATATGAAGACAGCGACCTGATCGTGATCAACAAACAGCGTGGTCTAGTGGTGCATCCAGCACCAGGGCACACGTCGGGTACCCTCGTTAATGCACTCATGTATCATTGCAAAGACCTTTCCGGTATTAATGGAGAAGCTGCGCCCTGGTATTGTGCATCGTATTGATAAGGATACTTCCGGCCTGATCATGGCTGCCAAGAACGATCGCGCTCACGCATCCCTGGCTGCTCAATTGAAGGACCATACGGTGAACAGACGGTATATTGCACTCGTTCATGGTCATCTTAACCATGATCAAGGCACCATTGATGCACCGATTGGACGTGATACCAATGACCGCAAAATGTATACAGTCACGGAACGTAACAGTAAACATGCCGTTACCCATTTTACCGTTACAGAGCGGATTAATGATTACACCTTGCTGGAATTGAAACTGGAGACAGGACGTACTCACCAGATTCGCGTTCACATGAAATTTATTGGTCACCCGCTTGTAGGCGATCCAACCTATGGAAGAAACAAAGGCATCAAAATGCAAGGACAGGCTCTTCATGCTGCCATTCTTGGATTTGTGCATCCAACAACGGGAGAATACCTTGAATTCTCAGCTCCGCTTCCTCAGGATATGGAAGACGTTCTTGCCTCGCTACGCAGTCGTTAACAGCTCCAAGAAAGTACAAATGTTCGGATACTTTGTCCATGGCTTTGATCGCGCAAATGCTTCATATTAAAGTGTAGAAATTTGCGTCAAAATGAGGAGATGAACAACGTTATGAGTATCGATAAATACCAAGAAACTTACATTCAGACTAATTTTGCCGACCGTATCGGTGGCTCCAACTATGGTAAAGACACGAACATTTATAAATTCGAGAAAATCAAACGCGCCAAAGCTTCGGCCAAAAAAGATTTTCCTGATGTGGAACTGATTGACCTTGGTGTAGGTGAACCGGATGAAATGGCGGATGCAGGCATTGTGGCTGCACTTGCAGAAGAAGCTTCCAGACCTGAGAACCGTGGTTATGCCGACAATGGTATTCCTGAATTCAAAGCTGCTGCAGCTTCCTACCTGAAAAACGTATTTAACGTGGAAGGTATCGATGCAGATAATGAAATCGTGCACTCCATTGGTTCCAAACCGGCTTTGGCGATGATGCCTTCATGCTTCATCAATCCGGGTGATGTGACCATCATGACCGTTCCAGGTTACCCGGTTATGGGGACACACACGAAGTATCTGGGTGGAGAAGTGTTCAACATTCAATTGACGAAAGAGAACAACTTCTTGCCTGATCTGACGGCTATTCCGGAAGACATCGCAAAACGTGCGAAGTTACTCTACCTGAACTACCCGAATAACCCAACAGGTGCGAGCGCGACGGTAGAGTTCTTCACTGAAGTCGTGGAGTGGGCTAAGAAATACAATGTTGTGGTTGTGCATGATGCTCCATATGCAGCATTGACGTATGATGGTAAAAAACCGTTCAGCTTCTTGTCGGTACCTGGAGCGAAGGATGTCGGCGTAGAACTGCACTCTCTATCCAAGTCTTACAACATGACAGGTTGGAGAATCGGATTCGTAGCGGGTAACCCGCTTGTCGTCAAAGCATTCAGTGACGTGAAGGACAACAATGACTCCGGTCAGTTCATCGCGATCCAAAAGGCTGCTGCTTACGGATTGAATCACCCTGAAATTACGGAAAAAATTGCAGAGAAATATTCTCGTCGTCACGACCTGCTCGTTGCCGCATTGAACGAACTGGGCTTCCAGGCTGAAAAACCTAAAGGTTCCTTCTTCCTGTATGTTGAAGCACCAAAAGGTGTGGTTGGCGGACGTCGATTCGAATCCGGCGAAGATTTCTCCCAATTCTTGA
Protein-coding sequences here:
- a CDS encoding YlmH/Sll1252 family protein, producing the protein MSGEIYEHFSHDERDFVDKASDWVERAGKYHDMKLTDFLDPRQVFILQTLANRRNDVQIRLDGGYEAAERKRALVAPDYMYLDDEDMGMQVLSITSDDQKISELEHGDYMGSLLGLGMKRGKIGDIQVLEDGCHTVVAAETGAFLSLQLNQVHRLHVFTELLPLDQMRWSENKLETMDITVASLRLDGICADVYRLSRSKVLVPIKAGRCRVNWKVEEDPSKSLKAGDVVSIQGFGRFKVIEQDGMTKKGRCRVKIGKFA
- a CDS encoding DUF5665 domain-containing protein — protein: MSEHDKQTATAKPSTSDNPNSHDKMEELHTLTNRLANELERSRIAQYTELLNRPWKLIGLNLLSGAARGVGIAIGFTFFAATIIYVLQVLGALNLPIVGDYIADIVRIVQRQLDMNTY
- a CDS encoding LL-diaminopimelate aminotransferase produces the protein MSIDKYQETYIQTNFADRIGGSNYGKDTNIYKFEKIKRAKASAKKDFPDVELIDLGVGEPDEMADAGIVAALAEEASRPENRGYADNGIPEFKAAAASYLKNVFNVEGIDADNEIVHSIGSKPALAMMPSCFINPGDVTIMTVPGYPVMGTHTKYLGGEVFNIQLTKENNFLPDLTAIPEDIAKRAKLLYLNYPNNPTGASATVEFFTEVVEWAKKYNVVVVHDAPYAALTYDGKKPFSFLSVPGAKDVGVELHSLSKSYNMTGWRIGFVAGNPLVVKAFSDVKDNNDSGQFIAIQKAAAYGLNHPEITEKIAEKYSRRHDLLVAALNELGFQAEKPKGSFFLYVEAPKGVVGGRRFESGEDFSQFLIREKLISSVPWDDAGNFVRFSVTFEAKGEEEEKRVIAEIKRRLSDVQFEF
- the ileS gene encoding isoleucine--tRNA ligase, with amino-acid sequence MQRVDVKEKARARELRVLDKWKTENTFKRSIENREGKPNFVFYEGPPTANGKPHIGHVLGRVIKDFVGRYNTMKGYRVVRKAGWDTHGLPVELGVQKKLGISHKWEIEDYGVEKFINECKASVFEYEQQWRDLTEGIGYWTDMDNPYITLDNNYIESVWNILATIHEKGLLYRGHRVSPYCPSCQTTLSSHEVAQGYKDVKDLSATAKFKLNDSGEFVLAWTTTPWTLPSHVALAVNPDMDYSRVRQGDEVYIMATNLVEKVMKDTKGKYEIIGALKGADLVGKTYDPPFNYVQAEKANIILGAGFVTDASGTGIVHMAPAHGEDDYRVCRENGISFVNMVDLEGKFIDEVTDFAGRFVKDCDIDIVRYLSENGRLFSKEKYEHSYPFCWRCDTPLLYYAMDSWFIQTTAIKDQLIANNSEVDWYPGHVREGRFGKFLEDLVDWNISRDRYWGTPLNIWVCEETGEQFAPHSIAELRARAVGDVPENLELHKPYVDDVKVMSSCGKYEMKRTPEVIDVWFDSGSMPFAQQHYPFENKEVFEQQYPADMICEGIDQTRGWFYSLLAVSTLLTGKAPYKAVMATGHVLDENGQKMSKSKGNVIDPWEVIEEYGTDAFRWALLSDSAPWNSKRFSKGIVGEAKSKMVDTLVNTHAFLTLYATIDGFDPQEHPFQLSAHKLDRWILSRLNSLILVVEKALLVNDYLNSSKAIEAFVDELSNWYIRRSRDRFWGSGLTEDKLDAYRTLTEVLVTTAKLVAPFTPMLAEDIYLNLATGESVHMEDYPVANESLIDAGLEQDMETARRVVELARNVRNETGIKTRQPLSELIVSLDKGFDLASYEEIIKEEINVKGIRTEHNDAEFVDFTLKLNLKVAGKKYGKNVGFLQNFFKGMSADETRKVVSEGVLNIVSPEGEELQVTSEELLVDKQAKSGFASASGYGLTVALNTEITEALEQEGWVREVVRAVQDTRKRLDLPIEKRVRLTLDVDASLQEAIQAFDDVLRENVLVTEVTFGSNESMERVEAGGKSIGIYIEA
- a CDS encoding TraR/DksA C4-type zinc finger protein, whose translation is MSHFTTEQLQFLRSQLMSDKRDIEHRLSENEHYGLGDSLKLQTGELSPIDNHPGDLATEVYEREKDISLLEHDEFQLERIDSALHSIEEGHYGTCAVCQQPIPYERMEAVPYTKYCKKHQPETVVSENRPVEEEFLAPAFGRTSLDERDDQNGFDGEDTWQIVESWGTSNSPAMAEGRDIDSYDVMAIEATDEVEGCVEAYESFVATDIYGHDVSIVRNRQYRQYLENREGEGLLEPDMVTDDEY
- a CDS encoding YggS family pyridoxal phosphate-dependent enzyme, whose product is MSLEERIQQVNQKIEDACRRSNRHRDDVNVIAVTKYVSLETTGSVLDHGLEHIGENRWQDAQAKWEAFGQQGTWHFIGHLQTNKVKDVIGKFRYIHSLDRLSLAKELDKKAASLGIQVETFLQVNISGEESKYGLQPEQASSFLRDIRSFNNLKVVGLMTMAPHEEDPELTRPVFRGLRELRDQLNGQALTTEPLTELSMGMSNDFEVAIEEGATWVRLGSILVGKRRVHDGRNE